The sequence below is a genomic window from Colletotrichum destructivum chromosome 4, complete sequence.
TCTTGCCGCCAGACGCATCGATGACGCCCGAGTGTGTGAAGGTGCCACTACTAATGACCCGTGAGCGAGTGTCTTCGACGGTGTTGACTCTCAATGTGACTCACGCCATGTCTAAGAGATGCTCCCTCTCGGCTAGTGTAACGAAGCCGGCAAGGTACACCACCAAAGGCGACCTCGAAACCATGTGAACTTGGTAAGGTGGGTGAGTGCATTTGTAGTCAGCTATCGGCTTCTGGTCGTGAGCGAATGCAGGCATCATCACGGTTGCCGCGAGGGCACAGGTTGCTATTGCAAGAACGCCCATCCTGCCGGCCGTATTCACATATGTTGAAGCAATTTTTGGAAGCAAACTTTACATCGCTGTTAGGTTTTGGGAGAGAAACTCGACACTATATGAGCATTGCCATGACAAGCTGGACAAAGCCTCCACCTGGAAGCTGCTGAAACCCAATGCGTTTGGACTGAGAGTTGGCAGCTCTGTGATGATTCCTGGTTTGGGCCGTCTGGCGCTCGCTTCAGGGGCTTCCTTGTCTCATCTGCGCAGCTTCAGACGTGGAAACAAGCCCGTAAGGGGGCCGTCGGATCCAGCTATGGTGGGGGTTGACCCCACGGAACGACGCACGATGAGGACCCCACGGAGCTCTTTTCCGACGACCTCGTTCGGAGACACTTGCAATGTTTTGGTCTATGTGATTTCGAGACAAGATAGCTTGTCAGTGAATAATGAGATGCAGGAGTCAGCAACACCATCAAACAACATTGGTGGAGTTGAAGGTGGAGAGACAAGTTGCGGTATATGGGCAAGAGAACGCTACCCGCTGTTGACGCTCCCCCCCTTATCCTCGAGTATTAAATTTGAAGGACACACTTACTGCAACTGACATTATCATAAGACCAAAGGATATGTATATACATATACACTCGACAGGAATCCATAGTTGATGGTTTTGCAACAAAAAATCATCAGTTCAGGGGTCGTACGGCCCCGTTGCCCTTCGCCCAGTAAGTAATTCCGCTTCGCCAGACTCTTTCACCAAGTATATATCTTCGTGTCTGACACCAAACCGGTTTTCCAAGTAGATCCCTGGCTCGTTTGTAAACGTCATTCCAGGCTGAAGAAGAGTATCCTTATTCCACTTGTTCAAGTATGGCGATTCGTGAGCTGCTTCATTAGCCACCGATCTCTCAAACAACGATAAAAAATGGCCTCATACCTTTGATGCCGATTCCATGACCCAAGCGATGTGTGAATCCATAGCCGTATCCTGCATTTTCAATTACTGTGCGAGCTGCAATGTCAACACTTGCCGCTGTGTTGTTTGGCCTGAAGGCGGCTGCAGCGGCAGTTTGCGCGTCCAAGACAATCTGCCAGACTTTGTATTTCTCAGCACGCAACTCGGGGTCCGCGGAGTGCACCTCATGTTGACTGCTCATCCTTCCAAACAGCTGAAATATCAGGTCTATGACAGAGCGATCTCGTTGTCTTGGTGGATCGATGAGGAAGCTTCGACAAATGTCAGAGCTGTAGCCCAGGTAGTGGGCACCCACATCAATCACGACCATGGTTTCGTGGGTCAACTTCTTCCATCCGGTGACGAATCCACCATGCGGGAGTGCGCCGTGTTCTTCGAATAGTACGATGTTGAAGAAAAGACCAAAATTGATGGAGAGCAATGCCGAGTTTAGGATTTCCGTCACTTCATCCTCTGTGAGACCAGGCAACAGGCATGGCCGCATGGATCTCACAGCAGCAACGGTACCGGTGTTCACAACACGCAGAAGCTCAACTTCCGCCGAGCTCTTCTGCTGCCTGACAAGCTCAATATCAGCGTTGAGGCCGACGGTCTGGAAGCCAGCCGAGTCCAATCCGCGGACAATAAAGTCGCGGATCTCTTCATCGACCATGAGCTTTGCGGGTTTGCCGTTGAAGAGACGGGATTTGAGCAGAATGTCGTATGGGTTCCAATGCTCTTCCCAAATAACTATATCCAGTTCGGCATCTCTTGAGGGAATCCCTAGCATGCGGACTCGGCCCTCCTCGAAGTGAGGTGAGAGGAAAGCCGTTTTGGCGCTGACTTTGCCGGTGGGAGATATCTCGGGCAGAATGAGCATGAGGAACGGTCGCTCTTCGGGCTCCCAGGGCTCCCAGTCAGTCTGTGAGGTGTTGCCATAGTATCTATCCTAGAGTTAGAACTTCATCGAATGCAAGATGAACACATTGCCAAAACTTACTGGAAAGTGTAACCAGGCTCCAGAACAAAGGCGTCCACCTTCGACTCGACCAAGGCGCGAGCGAGCCGATCTCTTCGCTCAAGAAACTCCTCTGCAGTGATTGGCACAGCGGGTTCGAGGAAGGATAGATTGGAGTGAAGATTGTTGATGGTGCACTGTTTGGCTACGTCAAAGGCATTGTCTTGTGAGACGCGGTCGTAGAATGAAGTCAGGTAATAGAAAGAGGTAGCAGCAAACAATAATATTGAGGTTGCAATAAGCCGTAGGACTCGAGCGCGGGGCCTATCGCGCTGCTGAAGTGGGAAAAGAGACATGCCCCCATGACGCTCCTCTGCATTCCccatggtgatgatggtgatctCAGAGATGGTGtgccaaaaaaaaaatccGATCAAAGACGTAGAGATAGCAGGTTCTTTTCGAGTTGATGAAGACAGATAGAGGGGGCAACAAGGGATGCATTGCCAAGAAACTGGCTTTCGGATGCTCTCCGACCTCGCCTTGAACCCCCTCTCTCTGGGGTGCAGCGAATGGAGATCAATTGCCGCATTGGGGAAATCTGACCACGCGTATCGCACCAGCATTGCAGTATCGAGCGAGGAACACCAGGCACATGCGCCTGTGCCACGTTTGTTACATGGATGTTGATACTGTTGGACACTTTCCCGTCGGCTTCGAACGCCGGTCCGGAGAAGATAGGAAGATGGCCGCGGCATCGGCCAACCTGAGAGTGCCGGTTTATCGGAGAACCCGTGCCGAGCGACACACTACCAAGAGCGTCATCTTATGATAAGAAAGGGAATTCACCCACCACTCAAACACAGATCCTGGAGTCGAGTCTTACCACCTAGACAATAGTGCTCTCGACTGCACTTTAATGTTGTAATAGCGGATAATGACTTCGACGCAAGATGTCGACAATGCGGTCGCGCCAGGGGATGATGTTACGGGAAGCAACAACGTTGTTCTGGTTCAGGATGAGAAGAAGTCCTCAGGCAAAGTCGGGGAGCAAGTGGACATCCTCGAAGCAGAGCCGCAAAAGGCATACTACAGCAGTGTCTCCGTGTGGTTGATGGTCCTGTTTTCCGGACTTGCAATTGGGTCCGATGGCTAGTATGACAATGCCTACAGCGTACACCACACTCGTGGTCCATAGTTGCTGACGACTTTCTAGCAATGCTGCAGTGATTGGCAACGTCGAACTTTTACTCGCGGTCCTTTACCCCGATGACCTGACAACAACCATATATCAAAGACTCTCAAACGCCTTCCTCATTGGCATGATTGTCGGCATGATCCTTTTCGGTGTTGTCAGCGATCAGCTTGGCCGGAAGACAGGCGCTATTGCGACGACAATCTTACTGGTGCTTGGTATATCCTTGTCAACTGCAGCCAATGGAACCACAACCACCGGCATGTTTTGGAtgctcatcatcgcccgTGGCATCGCTGGAGTCGGCGCGGGAGGAGAGTATCCAGTGTCTGGCGCTGGCGCAGCCGAAGCGACTGATGAAGATGCCAAGTTTCGCAAAAGACGAGGCTTCATGTTTGCCATGCTTGCAGACTTGTCGGCCAGCCTGGGTTACGTTTGGGGGGGCTTGGTCCCATTGCTTCTGCTACTGTGCGTGGGCCAGCAAGTTTCAAAGTACCACATCGTCTGGCGAACCTCGTTTGCGTTGGGTATGGCGCCGCCTCTTCTGATATTTTGGTTCAGAATGCGCATGGCGGTCTCAACAGCATACCGGAAATCCGCACTGCGAAAACAAAGAGTGCCATACAAGCTAGCCCTGAAACGATATTGGCGACCACTCTTAGGCGCCGCCTCGACTTGGTTCCTGTACAACTGGATCAGTATCCCGTTCGGTATTTTCAGTTCGACCATCATCTCAAGGGCAAACGTCGAAAATAGCCTCGTGAAGACGCTCGGATGGGGCGTGGTAATCAATTGCTTTTATATTCCTGGTCCATTCATCGGAGGCTATCTTTCCGACAAGATTGGCAGACGCCAAACCATGGCCCTGGGCTTTACACTTCAGGCAATCCTAGGTTTCATTCTTGGAGGCGCAATGGACCCCATTCAACGCATTTTCCCGTTATTCGTCGTTCTCTACGGCATATTCTTGACCCTTGGCGAAGTTGGGCCCGGGAGGTAAGTTGGAAATCACGTGATGAATATGGTCATCGTTGAGACCGTTCAGACCGTTCTAACCATCTACTCAGTACTGTTGTTCTCATTGCTTCCGAAAGTTTTCCTACGTCCATTCGTGGTCAGATGATGGGTCTCATCTCGGCGGTTTCAAAGGCAGGAGCAGCTATCGGAACACAGGTGATTTGAAAGTCATCCAGCTCAGAAGGAATTGGACTGACTGCAAAATAGGTTTTTACCGCGATCCTCAACAGATATACCGCCGACCCTTCAAAGGGTAACCAGGTAGCTTTTCTTATAGGATCTGGATTCGCCGTTTTGGGAGCAATCATTGCGCTCTTTGTAATTCCAGATACCTCCAGGCATTTgaacgatgacgacgatgcttGGAAGAAGTATCTTGAAGACAACGGCTGGGACGCATTCTGGGGCGACGAGGTCAGTCAGGACCCGTCTGGAGTGGTGATGAACAAAGCGGTGTCTTGATTAGAACAGGGGACGGTGGCAAAATGATGTATTTTGATGCAATGTTGGGTTTACCCCGGCTTTTCAACCGGGTCTCGTGCTACTTTGCTATATCCTTGACCCTCAGGCGGAATTGTGTATCATTGTTCGAAGCCCCGTTTCACAGAATCCGCTACCGAGGCCATCGAAAACGAGATTGGAATGAGAAGTAGAGACGGAGCGCTTGTTGTTgggacggcgtcggcgttgagAGAATACTTATCATAGGCACCGCGAAATTTGATGTTTTTTGGTAGAGTGAGACAGAAGAATAGTCTGTTACTTTCAGCATCTAATAAACGGAGAGCCGGAGCCCCTGCAGATCATCGGCCGCAGGCAAGAGCGTCAGCTGTTAGGGACCCGGCTGGGATGCGACTCATGTGCATGTCACTGGACCCATCTTTAACGCCCGTATGCCGGGGAGCCCGTGCTGCCGTGAGGGCCCAGCCTGTGGCAGCCGTAGGTACAGCTGGCCTACCTATTAGAACATTCATGCCTACGTATCTAATTTTGAATCAGTCGTTGAAGCAAGAACACTGTGAATCTGACCAACACTTGTTCAGCATCACACAACGTTGCAGTTCTAACGATGTGTTTCTAGAATGATTGGCATATAGGCTGGCTGAATAGGAAGCTTCGGTTACTTCTGAGGGCCTCCCCTTAGATCATTATCAGAAAAGGCCAGCTGCCTGCATTACTGCTACAGGCTGTGTAAAGGTAGGACTAGCGACCTTCGCATAAGCTAGATCCTTGCTTGACCGCCCAGTCAGGTAACATAAAGGGCTTAGTTTTAATGCCCTCACTTATCTTTAGAGGCAGCCTACATTTTGTGGTTAGTAAAGCCCCTATCCTTCGGCTTCTTGTGCATTAATTGTGTTAAGGTGACATCTGCTACTGAACCCTACCTTACTAGGAGTTTTCGGCTGTCTCCTAAGAATAGGTGAGCATAAACTAGCTGGTATTTCATGACATTTGACTGTAGGCAAAGCTTAAGATAACTAATCATTTtcgacggcagcgccggGCTTTAGATCAAGCAGCTAATTTTGATCTACCACCACGTTGATAATCATTGCTGCTTTAAGTGCAATAAAACAATTGAAAAAAACTCGGCCATCTCCgtgttctctctctctataAGACAGCTGCACCTGCATCAGTAGGGTAGACCACGTAGAAGGTAGGAACATCTTTCAGTTCACTGTACCAAAGCTTCTTGTCACAGCTACACTACTTTCGCCATGAAGCTTCATCTCACTGTAACGCTTCTTCTCTCTACTGCAATGTCAGCACTAGCCGATCCCATCTTCCGCTGCAAGCGTAACGAGGACGGTACTATTGATAAAAGATGTACCTTTCTTAGTCATTGCAATTGCAAAATGTACGTCATCCCTGCGCGGCAGCCAGTGTTGCAGTCGGAGCAACCTAACCCTACCAAACCAACTCAATCAGTGAAATTTGCGCTGGCCTTCATTTGATTCGGTTTACTAACATGTCCTTGTCTCATAGGTGGGTACCAGGGAAAGACGCCAGCTCACCACGCCAGTACCTTGAAGGCGATTACGCGTTCGGTACAGGACCAATTCAAGGGCAGATGACAGTAAAGGGCGGAGCAGGGCAGGGAAGCGTGTGCTCTGTTGACTGGGACAGAGGGGATAATGGAAAATGTGGATATTGGAAGCAAACTTCAGGCCCTACTGGAAATGGATGCCAGCAGTATCAGAACACTTGGTTTAGCTGCGATGAAGTTTACAGTGGTTAATAGATGTTGCGTATCGCTTGTAACATCCCACAAACTGAGATCCAACCCTATCTTCAGTCCAAGTACCGTTACTAGCTACAAACATAGGGCAGCAATTGACTAGCAAGATTGAAGGACTGCGATCTTCTAGATGACTTGGAGCCCATTTCTCAGTCTCTGGAGGAGTCTATGCCTactccgccgccgggcaATGGTCGTAGTTACCACCAGCATTGTTGCCCCACCAGGTTGGGaaagggatggatggaccGCCAGCTCCAAAGACAGCAAACGATAGAATGAAAAGAACAGTCAGACTCGCCCCATCAAATGCACCTGTGACCAGGTATGAGTAGTCCTTGAAGATACGCGGCCGGTAGTTGCGGAGGTAAAATTGAACAAAGAACCCGCTGATAAGCGAGCTGAAGAGAACACAAGTCTGGGACGCGTTGTAAGGAATGTAGCCCGCGTATTGGATAAGTTGAGGCAGGTTAATCTCCGATAAAGAATAGCCCCGGATCTTGGGAACGAACTGGTGTTAGGGTTAGCAGCCGAACCAACGCACCAAGTAAATGAAACAACTTACGTATGCAATGATACGGTGGATGATGACAACACCAAAGCCAACACCTAAGCCGATTGGCACAAGTGAGTACCGCCCGCCAGTCTTGTACAAGTATCTGGCAAGCGCCCAAGAGGTGGCATTGGTGTTGTACGACTGCATAGTTGCACCGCTCCAAGAGCTGTTACCATCGCTGTTGACAAGAAGCTCACGATTGCCATTGACAATCGAGATCATAACGGCGTAGTTGATGAAACCACCCAGGATTGTTCCATAGATCTGGGTGAGGAACATGACTCTAGGGGGAATTTTGACTGGAATCGGTCTCAGCAAGATGAACCCGCAACATTTCGGAATGGAAATGATACATACGGTATTCTCCCATTTTCAAATCGTTGGAAAGATTAACAGCGTTCGAGATGACGTTGTGCGACCAAGCAGCAAAATACATATTGCCAATGGGTCGCTCAGGAAGGATGAGACCTGCCAGCATCTTCGAGAGGTTGTTTGTTGCAATTCCATTGCCGAAACGAGAGTAGAGGATCGTGCTCTGTCTCAGTGTCAGATAGTGCGTCGATGAACATGTAGCACGTTGTATTGAGGGACTTACCAACGGCGCGATGAAGATTCCGAGGAGGAGTGAGACAACGTAAGCCCATGCCGGAAGCGTGACGTTCTGGGTGCAGACAAcgacaagaccaagaacGAAGCTGATGACAAGCACGATGAcataccaccaccacgggGTCTCCTTGTAGTGTTTCGTCATGTGATCATGATGGCGATCGTCATACCTTCCGCTTTTTGCGCTTTGATAAGCCCGCTTGACATCCCCgccccagaagaagaagcagtgAGCAACCAGAGCACCAATCTACCAGCTGGTCAGCAACGGCCTAGACGACGCACGACTTTCCGTACTCACAGCAGCATTAGCCATGAACATGGCATACGCGAAACTTCCTGTGAGTCTGGGGATGCCGTATCTTGCAAGGGCTTCTTGATTGAGAACGCCCCCTGTAAAGACCTTGGCAATAGGATATGTTGAACCATCCTCGGATCGAAGCCGTGTCGACATGAAGGGTTGCGACTTTGCATCCCAGGCATTTGTGTAGTAGATACCAAGCATAGCAAGGAAGCAGATGAAAAACCCGACAGCTGAATGAGCTTGGAGAGTAAGGGGAAGAGAGGTAGTGAAAGAAGTGATCTGCGTAATGGGTTTCGAAATTAGCTCCGTCTGCCTCTCCTGTATAGACAGATGACTTACGTATTGCCAATCAAAAGAAAGAGTGAATAATCCCAAGCCTTCGTTGTTGATGGAACCGCCGAAGAGGTTAGTGAGGACTGCAGCCTTGCTACCTGTAGCATTCATTGCAGCCAGGCAAGGGATCGAAACCGAGTTCAGCCAAGGGAAGATGTACGCAGGAAAGAACTCATACACGAACATGCCAGCAAAACTGTACCAGAACCACCGAAGAGGCTTTGAGTTTTTCAAATCCTGCCAGTGAAGCCCTTGGAGAGTCTTGACTGTAGGGAGAGTGCCCCAATACACTGCATCGACATGCCAAACAGCGATGGGGCGCATCACTCCGCAGATGCCGTAGCCAAACAGACCAATCGAGATGACTGTCAAGACAACAGTTGTTGCGCTCAAGGGTAAATCATAAAAGAGATCCTGTGCGGCGAAAACTTGAATACTAGCAGCGGCGTTGGATGCGGAAGTGGCGGTGATAGAACAGATGGCATGCTCTTTCAAACCCCATGGCCCAGGGTTAATGAACTTGAAGAATTTGATCCACGCAGGAAGATCCACCTGGTTgttcttctctctccaactAGCCTCAAGTTTGTCACCTCGAGGAAGAACGTTGGACCATGCCTTGCCGGCAAAATATCCAATGAGAACGATGAAGGTTCCGGAGATAGTGACGTTGGTTGGTTTAAACTGCAAGTGAGTCTTGTTAGTGATTGCTTTTGTCCGAGCGTGATAATCCCCCCCAGATCGTTGGCTTACCGTATAAATCTGGCTCATGACTGCTTGGAAGGCTGAAAGACAGGTCGCCAGGAACATGCTCCGGAAAGTCAGAGATGGATCGAAATCGTCGCGGAGCGGCAGCAAAAATCGGGAGGCGTCCgcgccggtgatgatgatggcgtcATCGCTGTTGTCGTCCTTCTCGTGGTTGTCTCCATCAGACGGCGGTGAAACTGGGACGGCTTGGATTTCGGAAGCGAGCTCTTTGCCGATAGCTGCTTTATCGATACTGTCTTTCTCATTGATAGCCTGGTGGGAGGGGACCGAGACGACCTTGCCCTCAACAGGGTTCAGTCCACCCATCACGATGGTGTCGGAAGCGGGGGCCGACATGCTGCAACGAGTGCACGAGCCAGACCGAGTCAGACTCGAGGAAGGGCCAGAGAAGCCCGTCAGCGGTGGGTATGCGGTGAGGATTGAGAAGTGGAAGAGATATCAGTGCAACAAATACAGAGTATCTCGCGGCGGCATTCGTGGCCTCTTTGTATGAGCAGCTTTTGCCTCTGTTGGCAGGTAGCCCCGTGTTCTTTTTCAACGCTTGTCGAACCATTATCAGAGGAAGATGCTACACTTGGATTAGGGATCGATGTCGTGATAAGGGCTGGCAGTTGTGCAATTGGTGGAGATGTTAAAGTTGTTAATCGCGGACTGTTGGTTGGAAACTCTGCTCTGCAGGGACCTCCGAACCTTGCCAAGGATCATTGTGCGAGCCCAGCTTATGGAGAAGCCACCCCACACCGGATACTAGGAAGGATTAGGAAGGTTGTTACTAGAGAGATTGCAGGCGTGATAGGATGCCCTTGTTTCTGCATCACGGGCTCGTGTTCTTACTGATGATATCGAGATTTGGAGGTAGTTAAAGAGGCAATATCACCGGGCGTTTTCGGCACAGCGGTTAGCTGGTGGTGTCACAAGCAATGCCCAGGCGGGAAGGTCGTGTCAAGCATTGCCAAGTTCGGTCTAAGCTACTGGGCACCTTGGCAGGCTTCCTCGGATTTTGATCTTATCCCTCACAGTTGCGACACCATCGTGCTGTATCTAAGTTGGAGACAGAGCAGGGATAGGGGAGGTAACGAGAATGATA
It includes:
- a CDS encoding Putative peptidase M24, creatinase/Aminopeptidase P/Spt16, whose translation is MGNAEERHGGMSLFPLQQRDRPRARVLRLIATSILLFAATSFYYLTSFYDRVSQDNAFDVAKQCTINNLHSNLSFLEPAVPITAEEFLERRDRLARALVESKVDAFVLEPGYTFQYYGNTSQTDWEPWEPEERPFLMLILPEISPTGKVSAKTAFLSPHFEEGRVRMLGIPSRDAELDIVIWEEHWNPYDILLKSRLFNGKPAKLMVDEEIRDFIVRGLDSAGFQTVGLNADIELVRQQKSSAEVELLRVVNTGTVAAVRSMRPCLLPGLTEDEVTEILNSALLSINFGLFFNIVLFEEHGALPHGGFVTGWKKLTHETMVVIDVGAHYLGYSSDICRSFLIDPPRQRDRSVIDLIFQLFGRMSSQHEVHSADPELRAEKYKVWQIVLDAQTAAAAAFRPNNTAASVDIAARTVIENAGYGYGFTHRLGHGIGIKAHESPYLNKWNKDTLLQPGMTFTNEPGIYLENRFGVRHEDIYLVKESGEAELLTGRRATGPYDP
- a CDS encoding Putative major facilitator, sugar transporter, major facilitator superfamily, giving the protein MTSTQDVDNAVAPGDDVTGSNNVVLVQDEKKSSGKVGEQVDILEAEPQKAYYSSVSVWLMVLFSGLAIGSDGYNAAVIGNVELLLAVLYPDDLTTTIYQRLSNAFLIGMIVGMILFGVVSDQLGRKTGAIATTILLVLGISLSTAANGTTTTGMFWMLIIARGIAGVGAGGEYPVSGAGAAEATDEDAKFRKRRGFMFAMLADLSASLGYVWGGLVPLLLLLCVGQQVSKYHIVWRTSFALGMAPPLLIFWFRMRMAVSTAYRKSALRKQRVPYKLALKRYWRPLLGAASTWFLYNWISIPFGIFSSTIISRANVENSLVKTLGWGVVINCFYIPGPFIGGYLSDKIGRRQTMALGFTLQAILGFILGGAMDPIQRIFPLFVVLYGIFLTLGEVGPGSTVVLIASESFPTSIRGQMMGLISAVSKAGAAIGTQVFTAILNRYTADPSKGNQVAFLIGSGFAVLGAIIALFVIPDTSRHLNDDDDAWKKYLEDNGWDAFWGDEVSQDPSGVVMNKAVS
- a CDS encoding Putative oligopeptide transporter, OPT superfamily codes for the protein MSAPASDTIVMGGLNPVEGKVVSVPSHQAINEKDSIDKAAIGKELASEIQAVPVSPPSDGDNHEKDDNSDDAIIITGADASRFLLPLRDDFDPSLTFRSMFLATCLSAFQAVMSQIYTVSQRSGGDYHARTKAITNKTHLQFKPTNVTISGTFIVLIGYFAGKAWSNVLPRGDKLEASWREKNNQVDLPAWIKFFKFINPGPWGLKEHAICSITATSASNAAASIQVFAAQDLFYDLPLSATTVVLTVISIGLFGYGICGVMRPIAVWHVDAVYWGTLPTVKTLQGLHWQDLKNSKPLRWFWYSFAGMFVYEFFPAYIFPWLNSVSIPCLAAMNATGSKAAVLTNLFGGSINNEGLGLFTLSFDWQYVSHLSIQERQTELISKPITQITSFTTSLPLTLQAHSAVGFFICFLAMLGIYYTNAWDAKSQPFMSTRLRSEDGSTYPIAKVFTGGVLNQEALARYGIPRLTGSFAYAMFMANAAIGALVAHCFFFWGGDVKRAYQSAKSGRYDDRHHDHMTKHYKETPWWWYVIVLVISFVLGLVVVCTQNVTLPAWAYVVSLLLGIFIAPLSTILYSRFGNGIATNNLSKMLAGLILPERPIGNMYFAAWSHNVISNAVNLSNDLKMGEYLKIPPRVMFLTQIYGTILGGFINYAVMISIVNGNRELLVNSDGNSSWSGATMQSYNTNATSWALARYLYKTGGRYSLVPIGLGVGFGVVIIHRIIAYFVPKIRGYSLSEINLPQLIQYAGYIPYNASQTCVLFSSLISGFFVQFYLRNYRPRIFKDYSYLVTGAFDGASLTVLFILSFAVFGAGGPSIPFPTWWGNNAGGNYDHCPAAE